A region of Micromonospora chokoriensis DNA encodes the following proteins:
- a CDS encoding DUF418 domain-containing protein, with protein MDVSAGAMDATTSRSSAGQRLHDLDALRGFALLGIFVVNITFMASGYPGNLITDPAFSSVLDDVTRFLSAVFVDMKFYILFSFLFGYSFTLQMAAAGRAGAAFAPRMLRRIAGLFILGALHTALLYGGDILMTYAVVCLVLLAMRRVRDRTALRVAGVLYGVVLLSLLASGLFVNSSAFLPTRTEALANAEKATAAMLGGWGDVIGHHLSGLPFLVLQSATFQGPTALAMFLLGMVAGRRRLLAGVSGYEPVLRRIQVIGFPVGVAGGVVYALGGGNGASLAVGVSAATAPLLTAAYVATLLRVMHSPRFGFVRSALAPAGRIALTNYLGQSLLGLLIFSGIGLGLAGSVSPVGTTGLALLIFAAQLAVSAWWLRQHRYGPAEWALRRVTNGTTAPAGVPSVEQRLAARVGERRAR; from the coding sequence ATGGACGTGTCAGCGGGCGCGATGGACGCCACGACGAGCCGGTCGAGCGCCGGGCAGCGCCTCCACGACCTCGACGCGCTGCGGGGCTTCGCGCTGCTCGGGATCTTCGTCGTGAACATCACCTTCATGGCCTCCGGTTACCCGGGCAACCTGATCACGGACCCGGCGTTCTCGTCGGTCCTCGACGACGTGACGCGGTTCCTGTCCGCGGTGTTCGTCGACATGAAGTTCTACATCCTCTTCTCGTTCCTGTTCGGATACAGCTTCACCCTGCAGATGGCGGCGGCGGGGCGCGCGGGCGCCGCGTTCGCGCCGCGGATGCTGCGCCGGATCGCCGGCCTGTTCATCCTCGGCGCCCTGCACACCGCGCTTCTGTACGGCGGCGACATCCTGATGACGTACGCGGTCGTCTGCCTGGTCCTGCTCGCGATGCGCCGGGTCCGCGACCGGACGGCGCTGCGCGTCGCCGGCGTGCTCTACGGGGTCGTGCTGCTGAGCCTGCTGGCCAGTGGGCTCTTCGTGAACTCCTCCGCGTTCCTGCCGACCCGAACCGAGGCGCTGGCCAACGCCGAGAAGGCGACGGCCGCGATGCTCGGCGGTTGGGGCGACGTCATCGGCCACCACCTCTCCGGGCTCCCCTTCCTGGTGCTCCAGTCCGCGACGTTCCAGGGGCCGACGGCGCTGGCGATGTTCCTGCTCGGCATGGTTGCCGGCCGACGGCGGCTCCTCGCCGGCGTCAGCGGTTACGAGCCGGTGCTGCGGCGGATCCAGGTCATCGGCTTCCCCGTGGGTGTCGCGGGCGGCGTGGTGTACGCGCTGGGCGGCGGCAACGGCGCGTCACTGGCCGTCGGTGTGAGCGCGGCGACCGCACCGCTGCTGACGGCCGCGTACGTGGCCACACTGCTGCGGGTGATGCACAGCCCGCGGTTCGGGTTCGTGCGGTCAGCCCTGGCACCGGCGGGGCGGATCGCGCTCACCAACTATCTGGGGCAATCGCTGCTGGGGCTGCTCATCTTCAGCGGGATCGGGCTCGGCCTGGCCGGGAGCGTGTCGCCGGTGGGGACGACCGGGCTGGCGTTGCTGATCTTCGCGGCGCAGCTTGCGGTGAGCGCGTGGTGGCTGCGCCAGCACCGGTACGGGCCGGCGGAGTGGGCGCTGCGGCGGGTGACGAACGGAACGACAGCACCGGCCGGCGTCCCGTCAGTCGAGCAGCGACTCGCCGCCCGGGTAGGCGAACGACGCGCGCGGTGA
- a CDS encoding TetR/AcrR family transcriptional regulator C-terminal domain-containing protein has translation MAGDVPADLARLWRLPTSARRGRPAELDVERVVGAAVDLADHEGLDGVTLQKVAQTLGFTKMSLYRHVGSKEELVELMTDHATGSAPRLDADDWRDGVHRWAAAIRARYAEHPWLVEVPIAGPPRGPNAIGWMDAFLRVLHDTGLDPRTKGGVLVVVSGYVRNAILQGRQMAEGRSGTGLNQADVEQNYGRALAALVHPERFPEAAPLFAAGAFESEPGEDPEDQDFTFGLDLILDGVEAAIARRTS, from the coding sequence ATGGCCGGTGACGTGCCCGCCGACCTGGCGCGACTCTGGCGACTGCCGACGTCCGCACGCCGCGGCCGGCCCGCCGAACTCGACGTCGAGCGGGTCGTCGGCGCTGCGGTGGACCTGGCGGACCACGAAGGGCTGGACGGGGTGACCCTGCAGAAGGTCGCGCAGACTCTCGGCTTCACCAAGATGTCGCTGTATCGGCACGTGGGTTCGAAGGAGGAACTCGTCGAACTGATGACCGACCACGCCACCGGGTCCGCCCCCCGGCTGGACGCGGACGACTGGCGTGACGGCGTGCATCGCTGGGCGGCGGCGATCCGCGCCCGGTACGCCGAACACCCGTGGCTCGTGGAGGTTCCGATCGCCGGCCCGCCCCGAGGGCCGAACGCCATCGGCTGGATGGACGCGTTCCTGCGGGTCCTGCACGACACGGGCCTGGACCCGAGGACGAAGGGAGGCGTACTCGTCGTCGTCAGCGGTTATGTGCGCAACGCGATCCTGCAGGGCCGGCAGATGGCCGAGGGCCGCAGCGGCACCGGGCTGAACCAGGCCGACGTCGAGCAGAACTACGGCCGGGCCCTCGCCGCGCTCGTCCACCCGGAGCGCTTCCCCGAGGCCGCGCCGCTGTTCGCGGCGGGCGCGTTCGAGAGCGAACCGGGCGAGGACCCGGAGGACCAGGACTTCACCTTCGGCCTCGACCTGATCCTCGACGGCGTCGAGGCCGCCATCGCGCGGCGCACGTCCTGA
- a CDS encoding YciI family protein, producing MGRFLALFHGAADEVGKADLTEQQQTEFINAWASWAQANEKSIVDPGAPLNAKKLVTARGVEDVTDSLTGYTIVEAGSHDEAVQIFSGHPHLGLFAGNSIAVLECPPPPS from the coding sequence ATGGGCAGATTCCTCGCGCTCTTCCACGGCGCTGCTGACGAGGTCGGCAAGGCCGACCTCACCGAGCAGCAGCAGACCGAGTTCATCAACGCCTGGGCGTCGTGGGCGCAGGCCAACGAGAAGTCCATCGTCGACCCGGGCGCTCCGCTGAACGCGAAGAAGCTGGTCACCGCGCGGGGTGTCGAGGACGTCACCGACTCCCTGACCGGCTACACCATCGTCGAAGCGGGCTCGCACGACGAGGCCGTGCAGATCTTCTCCGGGCACCCGCACCTGGGGCTGTTCGCCGGGAACTCGATCGCGGTCCTGGAGTGCCCGCCCCCGCCCAGCTGA
- a CDS encoding TetR/AcrR family transcriptional regulator, whose translation MRADAARNLDAVLRAGARLLAEDPGTSMSAVAAAAGVDRTTVHRRFANREALLSAVFRAKLDSAEHVLDEARLTEAPVPVALHRYVEGIVPVSREWPLDTRRMMQNDPVASVRRQEQSARVDAFIRRSRDEGYLRGDVDLTWARTVLDQLVDAAAHQFPTLTPPQAADLVVATFMSGLGAA comes from the coding sequence ATGAGAGCCGACGCAGCCCGCAACCTGGATGCCGTCCTCCGTGCCGGAGCTCGACTTCTGGCCGAGGACCCCGGCACCTCCATGTCAGCCGTCGCTGCTGCCGCCGGGGTGGACCGCACCACGGTGCACCGCCGCTTCGCGAACCGCGAAGCCCTGCTCAGCGCCGTCTTCCGGGCCAAGCTCGACTCCGCCGAGCACGTCCTCGACGAGGCCCGCCTGACCGAGGCTCCCGTGCCCGTCGCCCTGCACCGCTACGTGGAGGGAATCGTCCCCGTCAGCCGCGAATGGCCACTCGACACTCGCCGCATGATGCAGAACGACCCTGTCGCCAGCGTCCGCCGTCAGGAGCAGAGCGCCCGAGTCGACGCCTTCATCCGCCGATCGCGAGACGAGGGATACCTTCGCGGCGACGTGGACTTGACCTGGGCACGAACGGTCCTCGACCAACTCGTCGACGCCGCCGCCCACCAGTTCCCCACCCTGACGCCACCGCAGGCCGCCGACCTCGTCGTAGCCACCTTCATGAGCGGCCTCGGCGCGGCCTGA